One window from the genome of Sesamum indicum cultivar Zhongzhi No. 13 linkage group LG15, S_indicum_v1.0, whole genome shotgun sequence encodes:
- the LOC105177288 gene encoding chorismate mutase 1, chloroplastic-like, protein MEVKMLRAASSSLLTPKVCAFNHRAWRINCSFELCNSRPPKNGILAIQASSATIGLAPKTRVDETQSYTLDGIRNSLIRQEDSIIFSLVERAQFCYNEETYDPNAFAMDGFHGSLAEYMVKETEKLHGKVGRYKSPDEHPFFPNDLPEPLLPPLEYPRVLHPAADSININVQVWDMYFKNLLPRLVKEGDDGNYGSAATCDTICLQTLSKRIHYGKFVAEAKFRASPDVYKAAIKAQDRTRLMDLLTYPAVEEAIKQRVEMKTRTYGQEVTMNGGEDTTDPVYKINPSLVADLYGDWIMPLTKQVQVAYLLRRLD, encoded by the exons ATGGAGGTGAAGATGTTGAGAGCGGCCTCTTCCTCCTTGCTCACTCCTAAGGTTTGCGCTTTTAATCACCGAGCATGGCGTATAAACTGTAGCTTTGAGTTATGCAATTCAAGACCTCCCAAGAACGGCATTCTGGCAATTCAGGCTTCTTCCGCTACAATTGG aTTGGCACCAAAAACTAGGGTAGATGAGACTCAGAGCTACACTCTTGATGGGATCAGAAACTCCTTGATACGGCAAGAGGATAGCATTATATTCAGTCTAGTGGAGAGAGCTCAATTTTGTTACAATGAAGAGACTTATGATCCCAATGCTTTTGCGATGGATGGCTTCCATGGGTCTTTGGCTGAGTACATGGTCAAAGAAACTGAAAAGCTTCATGGCAAG GTTGGAAGATACAAGAGTCCTGATGAGCATCCTTTCTTCCCGAATGACTTGCCTGAGCCACTGTTGCCACCTCTGGAGTATCCACGG GTTCTGCATCCAGCAGCAGATTCAATCAATATTAATGTCCAAGTATGGGACATGTACTTCAAAAATCTCCTCCCTAGATTGGTTAAAGAAGGTGATGATGGTAACTATGGATCAGCTGCAACTTGCGACACAATTTGCTTGCAG ACCCTGTCAAAGAGAATTCACTATGGTAAATTTGTAGCTGAAGCAAAATTCCGTGCGTCCCCCGATGTCTACAAAGCTGCCATTAAAGCACAG GATAGAACCCGACTGATGGATTTGCTGACATACCCAGCAGTAGAAGAGGCAATCAAACAGAGAGTCGAGATGAAAACCCGAACATACGGGCAAGAAGTAACTATGAACGGAGGGGAAGATACAACTGACCCCGTCTACAAAATCAATCCAAGCCTAGTTGCTGATCTCTACGGGGACTGGATCATGCCACTGACGAAGCAAGTCCAGGTCGCGTATTTATTGAGAAGACTTGATTAA